In the genome of Pseudomonas putida, one region contains:
- a CDS encoding HutD/Ves family protein, translating into MTQLQLLRAKDYPRMPWKNGGGFTEEITRDAGEGLDGFGWRLSIADIEESGGFSTFAGYQRIISVLQGDGMRLLVDGQASRPLLPFDAFAFSGESQVSCKLLGGAIRDFNLIYAPQRYRARLQWFDGTSRIFSSASTVLLFAASGHVDVSVSGQSKQQLGLYDCLQLEGNDGLLGLDVQGRFCLIELMSR; encoded by the coding sequence ATGACCCAGTTGCAGTTGCTGCGCGCCAAAGACTACCCGCGCATGCCTTGGAAGAACGGTGGTGGTTTCACCGAAGAGATCACCCGCGACGCAGGCGAAGGCCTGGATGGCTTCGGCTGGCGCTTGTCGATCGCCGACATCGAGGAGTCCGGCGGGTTCTCCACCTTTGCCGGCTACCAGCGGATCATCAGCGTGCTGCAGGGCGATGGCATGCGCCTGCTGGTCGATGGTCAGGCCAGCCGGCCCTTGCTGCCATTCGACGCCTTTGCCTTCAGTGGCGAAAGCCAGGTCAGCTGCAAGCTGCTCGGTGGCGCGATCCGCGACTTCAACCTGATCTACGCGCCGCAACGTTACCGGGCGCGGTTGCAGTGGTTTGACGGCACCAGTCGGATATTCAGCTCGGCCTCGACGGTGTTGCTGTTCGCTGCCAGTGGGCATGTGGACGTGTCGGTATCGGGACAGTCCAAGCAGCAGCTCGGCTTGTATGATTGCCTGCAATTGGAAGGCAACGACGGGTTGCTGGGGCTGGATGTTCAAGGGCGGTTCTGTCTGATCGAATTGATGTCGCGCTAA
- the hutC gene encoding histidine utilization repressor yields MGEGPAPLYARVKQMIVQQIENGSWPPHHRVPSESELVSELGFSRMTINRALRELTAEGLLVRMQGVGTFVAEPKSRSALFEVNNIADEIAGRGHQHSCQVIRLTEETAGSERALALDMREGQRVFHSLIVHYENGVPVQIEDRYVNAQIAPDYLKQDFTQQTPYAYLSQVAPLTEGEHVVEAILAEPEECRLLQIEQGEPCLLIRRRTWSGRQPVTAARLIHPGSRHRLEGRFSK; encoded by the coding sequence ATGGGCGAAGGGCCGGCGCCGCTCTATGCCCGGGTCAAGCAGATGATCGTCCAGCAGATCGAAAACGGCAGCTGGCCACCGCATCACCGGGTCCCGTCCGAGAGCGAACTGGTCAGCGAGCTGGGTTTCAGCCGCATGACCATCAACCGCGCCCTGCGCGAACTCACCGCCGAAGGGCTGCTGGTGCGCATGCAGGGCGTGGGCACGTTCGTCGCCGAGCCCAAGAGCCGTTCGGCACTGTTCGAGGTCAACAACATTGCCGACGAAATCGCCGGCCGTGGTCACCAGCATAGCTGCCAGGTGATCCGCCTAACTGAAGAGACCGCCGGTTCCGAGCGCGCCTTGGCCCTGGATATGCGCGAAGGCCAGCGGGTGTTCCATTCGCTGATCGTGCATTACGAGAACGGCGTGCCGGTGCAGATCGAAGATCGCTACGTCAACGCCCAGATCGCCCCGGACTACCTCAAGCAGGACTTCACCCAGCAGACGCCCTATGCCTACCTCTCGCAGGTCGCGCCACTGACCGAGGGCGAGCACGTGGTCGAAGCGATCCTCGCCGAGCCCGAGGAGTGCCGCCTGCTACAGATCGAGCAGGGCGAGCCTTGCTTGCTGATTCGCCGCCGCACCTGGTCCGGTCGCCAGCCGGTGACCGCGGCGCGGCTGATCCACCCCGGTTCCCGTCATCGCCTCGAAGGACGATTCAGTAAATGA